In Miscanthus floridulus cultivar M001 chromosome 19, ASM1932011v1, whole genome shotgun sequence, the DNA window gctccgaggtgcctccgcgccggcgggaggcggaactttcggcctgctgcaccgctgcggtctcgagaagatcgcggagctctccgcggacccgtcgcccctcggtggtggagggctcgggcatcgctcggaccagcatcgcagctgctgcgacattctggctagcgcgattaaagattgggggtggctctcccccctcgttgtcgttgatgcggtgatggacgtcacgggccctccctcgggcccctccgccctcaccgcgcccttgctgctcctgctcgagagtgtcccgaagctgttgtagaaggagtcggtcttgttcgaccttgtttcgaagctcgcggagctgctccaggtctgggcgtcgatgccccccatgaacgggattctcgttccgtgccgccggggcctcgagacgcggaggtgtggcgtcgcccgcccctgcccggggcggggaatggtttcCTATCCTTTCGTCCTCTtcacccgcccttggcatcccgagcccgacagtggaagcactcacgagatggatcgtaagtcccttcgtcgtcagagtcggagtagccgaggcagtagtcgcttgcggccaagaattggcgcaaagccccagggttgtggagttcggagaaatccaccctgggccatgcctcgtcctcagtccgaggggtcggagcgggtgctcaggtcgagagcgaagcgctggcggcgttccgaagggtgctcgtgagtggcagcgtatgcgtaggcgtaagaggcggcggcatttctcaacccaaaggggtatggggacggtgccgtctccatattctgccccgcccgggtcggctcttcagggagtggtggagcggagctagacgactgggcgtcgccgcgagcccccggcgattttccttcgtccatgctcaggccagacaggtccccagccagggaccccgtaccaacagctggtcgtagggcaTCGGCGGGGAGGGGCGTGCCGCCCTGGGCTCGCGTAGCTTCGGGGTGGCCTTGCCCGCGTCGCGCctagcgagcgtggcgagagcggccgccctggagccgcctgcgcctgggctgccggggcgcgacttcatcgtcggacggtggggctcgaggagtgaggagcaccatgtcgtactcatgccctagagacatgaactctaggctcccgaaccaaactatggtgccgagacgcaatggtcgtatggggtctgccatccgaaacttgctaggatgacgaagctgacacgcagcgccccctacctggcgcgccaactgtcggtgctttggaaccaggggtccctcaaccaacgagtgaatttgtgctgcgtgcccctaatcccggatggtgatgcaaagagacacaaggtttatactggttcaggcaatcgaggccctacgtccagtccgagagatcgatcttgtattcctcgcaccggagtgctcgtagtagggggttacaagctaggtgagagagggagctagccccaggtctcggcgtgggtggtgcgggctgcttgaggcgttgttcccaagcagcgtaggagtgcgAAGTTCTATCGGCGTGTTCGTTTTTcttccctagaaatggccccggtccctcccttttatactctaagggaggaccgggaacgtacataggttgctacatagcgcttctgcAAATGGGGTGTCATGTCCGAGCCccgtagccggccactgttgttgtggtatggtcgatggagtggctccgtccttgtcgtgcaaaagtgacacgccggtcatactcgatcttgtgcgtcgtggggctccagtacagcttgatgcaggacatggcgggcgacgtgctggtcaccgtgtaatgacgtcatagggagcagcggctctgcagatgccgaggccaagccatcgtggggggctcggcggtcatggaccctcaggctgccgagcccgtgaagcaaactgccgaggccttgggggagttattggccctgggtactgattccgaggccacagtagcccagacgtggctccccacgctgcgttgtcctcggagcaggagttggcagcataatGAGGtatgggtgtcaaccatgtgcatggtggttagcacagtgacgggtaacccctgcccagtccaagggacgtgcaggtcatcgcgtgatgacgtcgtGGGGGGCCGTGGttctgtaggtgccgaggccaagccatcgcggggggctttggcggacatgggtccccaggctgtcgagcccctgaagcaaactgccgaggccttggagggaattattggtcctgggtactgattccgaggccacagtagcccagacgtggcttcccacgctgcattgtcctcggagcaggagttggcagcacagtgaggcatgggcgtcaacccatgtgcacggtggatagtacagtggcgggtaacccctgcccagtcctgcctcctgtcccatcggccattctgctgtactgtgccgagcatgccgttgtcgtcaggggcagcagttggctgagttgaggcgacacgacgttttgtcagagggacgggagaaggaagaggcagcggagtgctgccgagcctgccttgcgcgagacggagggtcggtgactcggccgaggcctttggcgaggaatcgctcggggtcagtagtgagggggcctcgggcgaatcggagaatcggccgaggcccgcggcgatgggcctcgggcgagtcggagaatcggccgaggcccttggagcctcgggcgagtctgagaatcggccgaggccggcagcgtttagctggtttcgatctttacgaagtctaagcagttgttttttgggtcttgcttagggtaccccttctcgcggtacCCGACAAGTAGTGGGCTGAAAAGTGCTAAAAATCGATGACGAAATAGGACTGCAAATGGCTGAAACTTGGCTGCCAAAATGGCTGAAAAAGAGCTGCGAAAATAGCTAAAATTGGACCAAAAATTGGCCTATCTTAGATTTTGGCCTATTAATAAATGGGCTAAGGTAGTGTCTACGTCATCATCCACGTAAGCATCCATGATGACGTGGCAATTCATCCGTGATGTTTATTTTTCATCACAGGAAATGGACTTGGGCTGGGCTAACTAGGCATCGGGCTCTACCGTGACAATTTAAGATCGTCACCGATTCCGTTAATCCGCGATGATTTTCGACAAAACGTCATGGACGTTAATCCATGACGCTCAATCCGTGATGATATATGAAATCGTCACAGATGATGCTTGGTGACGTTTTTTTTGGTGATCCGTGACGAAAAAAATTTCATCACGGATTAACAGGATTCTTGTAGTGACATCGCTCTCCGACCCGACTCCACCGCACACCGTCTTTCGCCAAGCGAGTTCGACTTGGGCTCTTTCATGTTCGCCACCATGCTAGACTTGACGACGTCGCCAACAACAGGATCAAGCGCCACGGTTTGGCGACGCATCCCTGCCTACCTCGCCCCCGATACCGACCCGCATCCAGGACTTCATTGCTCCACCAAGAGAGATGGCACACTTCATATTCAGGGCAGCCATACCATGACCTCTACTTGTTGCGGCTAGCCAGACCACAGGAGCCGGCACGAACACTGGCGCGCACCTCTACTTCTTCTACGGCTACATCAGCAATCTCCTCTACTGCTTCGAGTTTTCGCCAACACACACATGGGAAACACATCATCATCGCTGGCCCCATCTACGGCAGCATGCTTGGCCGCATCGAGGCTATTCTTCCCGGCGAAGCTTCTCCACCAGCTAGCGTCGACGACTAGACCCTACTTTGGCACGAGGACGCGCTGAGTGGAGAAGGGGGCTGGTGTCATACGCCCAATGGAGGCCCCCCAACCTAGAACTAACGGGCCGAGAGGGGCCCAAAGAGGGGCGCCAGGCGCCACCACCAGCGCGCCCTAGGGGCCGCGCGGCCTAGGAGGGAGGGCGCCGTCGATCCCACCGTCGCTACCCAAGTTACTATATCGAGTCTATTAGAGTTTGGATTGAGTTTGGTTAGTTATAGAATTGGAGTTTGTTAGTATGGAAGGAAGAATCCAATCCTATAAGGATCTCCCGTAGGTTGCGTGGAGTCTAAGTCCTATAGAGACTATAAATACTAGGGGATGTAATCAATCCAACTAAGCAATAGACGAGCGATTGCTCCTTCCtatctcctcctctcctctccctgcaCCTGCCGCCTCCCCTCTGCCTGTGCCGCCCTCTCTCCCTCGCCGCCTcccaaccctagccgccacctccACAGCTGCCGCCAACCCCTTCCCCAAGCACGCCTCTTACATGGACCATCCAAGCTACAGTGTTTCGAATCATGAAGTCATGCCCCTGTTCCATAGCATTACTGCTATATGCTGCTGCTAATCTGTGGCAAAAAAAAATGATTTGCACACTAATTCTCaattgcattttatttatttattttgctctCTGTTCACTTAAAAATGTTAGAGTGACTGAGCAGGTACTAACAGTATATGTAGACCTGCTATATGAAATTACAAACCAAAAGTCAAATGTTAAGGTAATTGTTCATTTAAGTTGTCAAACAAACACAATACCACTCATAGCATCGGTTTCCTAGAACTACTTATACGTACTCGACCTTATCACTATGGAACACATGTTcctattacatatatatatggtAATCATGTCTCACCAAAGTTCTTTCAGAACCATGGAACGGTACCATGGCTACAATCAGACAACAGAGCTGCAGTTGAGAACATCTGGTCCACTTCGATTTCCATATCAGAAGATCTTTTGGCGAAGCGTCCCTTGATCCTCGGCCTTGCTTCTGCATATGTCTTCCTCGTCGCATAACGTATGGTCTTCTCAAACTttctgctcttcttcttctccttgtacCTGAGGACCCTGGCCTCTCTGTCCATGGAGGTCAAGTGAAGTGGCATCTGAAGCGAAGGACCTGACGAGAAGAGGCTGATGGCTACAGCAGGTGTCAGCAGGATGCCGGAGTTTGGCATGTCTGTCGTTGCCATGTTGTCTGGTACAATACCCACCTCCACTGATGATGAGAAAGATATCTGAGATGGAATAGGCAAATGGTCACTGAAATATGCGAATCATAAGGGGATTGCAGGTGTCATAGACGACCCTGCGATGATATGCAGTAGATGGGGTTTAATTTATGGACGTTAATTCTGAAGATTGAAAAAGGTGCAATGTTTTTTTAACTGTTGCAAAGTACTCCTAAAACACAAAATGAAGTGTAAAATGGTAGGGATAAATTTGGACTACTTCCCTCTTATACGTATAAAATAACATTGAAACCTCAAATCAAACACACGACAGCATAGATAGTGATAGTAATAGTAGTAATAGATGGACTCACGCTGTTACTGATGGAATCTGTGTAAGCACTGACCCCGGCAGTCATGGATGCAGCCTGCTCTGCCCCAATAACTCCATAGCCACTCTGCTGCTGCTCATTGGCCATCGCGACCTGTGAAGGCACCACGTACTCGCTTCCCTCCTTGTCTTCAAATTCCTtttgcagcagcagctgctgctgttgctgttcTTGCGTCCCGTACTGTTTTGGGTTGATGTTGAATTGGTTGTCACAGTAAGAATTGTAGCCGACGAGATCAAAGTACTCATCAACATCTGCGTAGAACGTGCTGGTGTTGCTGctgatgttgttgttgttgctgctgcagttgtagttgttgttgttgtctgaAACTGGATCCTTGGTGTTGGTGAGCAGCAGCCACGAGTCGACCTCCTCTTCCTTGTCACCCACGACCACGGCGGTGGCTGCTGCCTTGGCGAGCACGGAAGCGCCCGGGATGGCGGCGACGGGGAGCGGCAGCACGGGCACGCGCTGGTGCCTCCCCGCGAGCGGGTTCGCGGAGTGGACCTGCGCGTCGCAGACGGCGCAGAGCGCGGCGGCGTCGGCGCGGCACGCCAGCACGGCCGGCGCGCGCTCGCAGGCCTCGCAGACGCGCACGCGCTCGTGGCGCGACGCCACGCGGTTGGCGGCGTGCACCCGCGCGTCGCACGACGCGCACAGGTACGCGGCGTCGGCGCGGCAGTACACCACGCTGGGCACCGCGCGGCACCCGTCGCAGGGCCTGGCCCATGCTGGTGCCGGGCAGCTCCCTtccccgcctccgccgccgcctcttgCAGCGACCTCCTCGTCGAGAACGTTGGCGCCGAAGTTATAATTCATGAAGGGATCGGGGAGGTTTTGTCACTTGCACTTGTTGCACCACAAAGACCAGACCAGCAGCCTGTTGTAGCTGCAGGACCGACTGGGCGACTGTTCCCTTCACTCTATGTGGGTGTATATGTCTTCTCCTGTTCCTCTACCTCtcatggctggctggctggctcctATCCTATGTGTCTTGTTGCAGGGAGTGATGGATCGACTGTCGTATGAGTTTGTGGGGGAACGAAGGGGGAAGTGAAGTCACCAACGCTAGCTGCAGGTGCAGCGCAGAGTAGTACTAATAGGAGGGTGGGTGTCAGTGGAATCCAGGGCGTGACACTTGGCGCCATTCCTGGGGCGGAGCAGCGCTGTGTGGCCTATCTTGTGGTCGGCTTTGGATGTCGCGACCGCGAGCGCCTATGCTCAGACGTCGAGGAGTCGTTTTCAGATAAAGATTTGATGCTTCTTTGGCGATGCAAGGCCGGATAGTTAGACCGGCAGATAAGCAGGCCTGAGTATACTTGACTTGCATTGAGCTTTGCTTCTCTAGGAACTTTTAAGCGAAAgcagtatatatatatgcaagcatGTTTGGTGTTTGCAGACAGAAATCCTAGGGGATCATCTGAACTGGACAAGTTGCTGATCGAGCTAGGGAATTATCTGGTGTGTTATGTCCTACCTAGTATATGCATGATTGGCACTAACATTCCTTGGACTGAAGCTAATCTAAAGGCAGAGAATTTGAAGCTGTTGTGGTATGGTATAGTATAAAGGCAGGAGGCAAAGGGAGGGGGAGGAGAAGATGCTGCTGCCCTTCTCTTTATGCAGAGCAGGTCTTTGGCAAAAGGGAAAGGGCAGGGGGATTCCAAAGCATGAGCATGAGGTGGGTTTTGTGGCAGTCGTTGCCACTCCCCCCTTAGCCGTTGCACCTTTGGAACCTCAGGCGTACGTGAGGCAGCGGGTGCAGATACACAGGAAAAGCCGCAAAGCGCCCTGCCATGTCACCGGATAGTTTCCTTGCCGCCGCCATACCGTTCCGCAAATATCTAAGGGGGTGAACTTTAGTCGCTGTTCTTTCGGATGTttaacacatgcatggagtattaaatatagactagttACGAAAGTAAATACATAAATtgagattaatttacgagacgaattttttaagcataattagtccatgatttgacaatgtggtgctacagtaacatgtgctaatgatggattagttagtcttaataaattcgtctcgcggattactgacggattctgtaatttattttttattagtatccgaacacttcATGCGACACCCCATGTGACATCTGATGAGACACctcttaaactttagtccctgtatTGAAACACCTCCTAACGCGCAAGTTGCTGTTGCGGCCTACTGGCCTACACTTTCAGGCAGCTTCATCTTGGAATAATATTTTCTGCCTCATCACCTCATCCGGGGGATTGAGGAAGCTCTCGTTGCATTGCATCAGCATCTAAccatgggacccgacggcttatgtgtcacgtgtacctatgggaccgttcttcatctccatccgacctatgagACCCggcggcttgcgtgtcacttgacgcttgcaattcgtcataaaagtctccgctcggtccttcTGCATCCGGCCGGCGGGAATCAACGGCTTACGTGTCacatgtaacaccctggtgttacgatcttgtttagcaccgcgatttcgGCCTAAGTAAAAAATTTCTAAACGAGTTttcggatttttgatttaaaacgtacttgatgcGATGAGTAAATCCGGTGACTCGGTTTTGTGGCTCGAATCAAcgtccaagttaaattactcagtgcgtaaagatatttaggaaaacCGAGCGACAATTCTAGCCAAtagatagcgaacggtttgttctatttgattaagcatgaaaagcgacttttataaataaaataaaatccattaataaatagaatgacaTATATAGTttttgaatctaatttaaattcACGCTTTGTTGAAAATCTCCTTATGCCTAGATGTTGCTAattgtctaaattagtaaaccgataGAAATATctgtaagtatatatatatatatatatatatatatatatatatatatatatatatatatatatatatatatatatatatatacacacacacacacactcacgtgtTTATTTTGAGAAGCACGCTCAGTTGAAAAGCCTTGGTCTAGTGACATGTTTACGTATAGATTCGTTTTAGCCCCTATGATAAGTTGGTAACATACCCGCGACAACTGCCCGTCTGGCGGTCTCATAAATTTAACGTGATTGGTGTGAAAGCACGACGAGAGATAGCGCAGTAGCTTCATTTACTTTTACTAGCGCGGTGTACAGCGTACTCGTTGCATGGCAATTATTCACCGTCTCGTCTCCTATCGTGGCTTTGCACCCTGACGCGTCGGTTTGCCTGCGCCATTGTCTCTCTCCCCATCGCTTGCGTCGTGTCCAAATTTTTAATGGGAGCACTTGCTCTGTCGTGCCACGCCCCGCTAAGCACCACCGTTCGTCTGCTTGTTCCGTCGCTTCACCCTGTAGCACCATCAATGCCTTTGTCGTGCTCTCTGCTCTCTGACCTTACTTGTCTTGTCTGTCTTTGCTTGTCGCTGCTCGCTCTATCCCCGACCTTTGCTTTTCCTTCTCTATCTGCCCTTGATTTCTTCTGTCTACATCTACCGAGCACCCGCCTACGTCCGCACATAGCCGTGGCCGCAAATGTTGCTGTCTGTCCTATCCTTTGTCTTCTTGAGGCTCGCCAAGCTCACCCAGCAGTACCCAGCCCAGACTAGCAGCTCAGCCGCGTGCTAGTAGAGACCGACTGATAGGAGCAAGCCGGACTAGCTCGCTCGCTCGATCGATCGTGATGGCGTCCATCCTCGTGCAGCCGGTGGTGATCCTCTTGGACGTCATCGCTTTTGGCCTAGGTGTGGCCGCCAAGCAGCGCTGGAGCCAGGCCACCGTCACCCTAGACACCATCAAGGGTACGACTACCGTGTCTATGACTCCAACATTGCCACGGGCTATGGCATTGGTGCACTCCTCCTCCCCGCTGAGCAGGTCATGCTCATGGTCGCCAGCCGTTGCTTCTGCTGTGGCCACGGGCTCGAGCCGGGAGGCTCCCGCACTTGCGCCCTCATCCTCTTCCTGTTCACACGGTTCGCCGGAGCTGTGTTGGATCGCTGGGAGCGCCGTCTCTACCACCATGGACATGATTATCCGCTGCACATGGCCAACCCCCTCTGCGGTTTCACCGCACCAACCAACCATTGCAGTCGGATCTAGGTCATGCTCTGGTACCTTCGCTACCCTTCGCTCTTATGAGTTCGTAGTTAGTTCGCCAGAACGCCGCCGCCACGGTGGTGAACTAGGCCATCATGGCCGCTAACCATGGCCGGCATGGTCCCAACCTTATCTGGCCCAACCAATCGTCACGACCGTCCCTAACTAGCTTTTGCTTCATTCCCTTCCCCGCCGTTCACCTAGTGTTGCCGCAACCATGCCAGAGCGTGTGCGCCGCCGTTGGTGAACCACGCCGACGTAGGTAGTTGCACCCTACCACTGTCGGGTGCCCTGGCCCTCCCTGGTCTCTCACCACGGCCACGTTTTCTCCGTGCGGGGGGCCATACGCCTCGTCGCCTGCCCTGCTCCATCGGCAAGCCCTCCCGGTCAGATCCAGTGCTGGCCGGCCAAGACCTGATGCACTACTCTACTCTGGATTCCCAGGGAATTGCTAAAACATAAATTTGACTTGTTTAGGGAGTAAAATGCAAATAGTATGACTCACAGGAATAGTGGCCTCGATGGTTTTGCAATTA includes these proteins:
- the LOC136529432 gene encoding zinc finger protein HD1-like, with protein sequence MNYNFGANVLDEEVAARGGGGGGEGSCPAPAWARPCDGCRAVPSVVYCRADAAYLCASCDARVHAANRVASRHERVRVCEACERAPAVLACRADAAALCAVCDAQVHSANPLAGRHQRVPVLPLPVAAIPGASVLAKAAATAVVVGDKEEEVDSWLLLTNTKDPVSDNNNNYNCSSNNNNISSNTSTFYADVDEYFDLVGYNSYCDNQFNINPKQYGTQEQQQQQLLLQKEFEDKEGSEYVVPSQVAMANEQQQSGYGVIGAEQAASMTAGVSAYTDSISNSISFSSSVEVGIVPDNMATTDMPNSGILLTPAVAISLFSSGPSLQMPLHLTSMDREARVLRYKEKKKSRKFEKTIRYATRKTYAEARPRIKGRFAKRSSDMEIEVDQMFSTAALLSDCSHGTVPWF